One Bartonella sp. TP genomic window carries:
- the ybaL gene encoding YbaL family putative K(+) efflux transporter, whose translation MASATPLITTISVGLCLAFLFGIVANKLKISPLVGYLLAGIIVGPYTGGFHADPELTHQLAEFGVILLMFGVGLHFSLKDLLSVRTIVIPGAILQILVSTLLGLLLACIMGWGMASGIVFGLALSTASTVVVLRNLQERRYIDSDAGRIAVGWLVVEDLVMVLALVLVPSLGTGLATKAHKYSDPLLSAFHLTITGVVALTIIKILLFIAVMLIIGRRLIPWLLELTAQTGSKELFRLSVLAIALGVAFAASEVFGVSLALGAFFAGMIMSETDLSQRAAEESLPLRDAFAVLFFVSVGMLLNPATIWHSFFPLLLTLLIILVGNATTAYILVRAFRYNIKTALTIAACLAQIGEFSFMLASLGNNLHLLNNLARDLIVGAAIISIIVNPLIFIATDKIKELLESKQPRDDIIPLDDTAEEELYLPQANFTDHIILIGFGAIGSILYSSLSKKGEQIVLIDESRRPTQLDNQNTIFIRGNGVNKEILLAANIANAKYLVLTMSHTFEAGQIIILAKQLNRNIYIVTDTKEASAARYMLDLGANKVVTDAQEIANGILKILQEKSTNKQLLVSDKRSESEN comes from the coding sequence ATGGCATCCGCTACACCGCTTATAACTACTATTAGCGTTGGTTTATGCCTGGCTTTTCTTTTCGGCATAGTAGCGAATAAGTTAAAAATCTCTCCCTTAGTAGGGTATTTATTAGCTGGTATAATTGTAGGGCCTTATACGGGTGGCTTTCATGCTGACCCAGAGCTCACACACCAACTGGCTGAATTTGGCGTAATTTTATTAATGTTTGGCGTAGGTCTGCATTTTTCGCTAAAAGATTTACTTTCTGTGCGTACTATAGTGATACCAGGAGCAATATTGCAAATTCTCGTATCAACGCTCTTAGGGTTACTTTTAGCGTGCATTATGGGCTGGGGCATGGCCAGCGGCATTGTTTTTGGCCTTGCACTTTCTACAGCCAGTACTGTTGTTGTATTACGTAATTTACAAGAGCGACGTTACATTGACAGCGACGCAGGACGTATTGCCGTAGGTTGGCTAGTGGTAGAAGATCTAGTAATGGTATTGGCTTTGGTTCTAGTACCATCGCTTGGTACAGGCTTGGCAACAAAAGCTCATAAATATTCTGACCCCTTGCTATCCGCTTTTCACCTCACTATTACTGGCGTCGTAGCGCTAACTATAATCAAAATCTTACTTTTTATAGCCGTTATGCTTATTATAGGACGGCGCTTAATACCTTGGTTGTTGGAATTAACAGCTCAAACTGGTTCAAAAGAACTTTTTCGGCTTAGTGTACTAGCTATTGCCTTGGGAGTTGCTTTTGCTGCCTCAGAAGTTTTTGGCGTATCATTAGCTCTAGGTGCTTTTTTTGCTGGTATGATAATGAGCGAAACAGATTTAAGCCAACGCGCCGCAGAAGAATCTTTGCCTTTACGCGATGCTTTTGCCGTATTATTTTTTGTCTCTGTAGGCATGTTGCTTAACCCAGCAACTATTTGGCACTCCTTTTTTCCTTTATTGCTAACTCTATTGATAATATTGGTAGGCAACGCTACCACAGCCTATATATTAGTTCGAGCATTTAGATATAATATCAAAACAGCTCTTACTATAGCTGCATGCTTGGCACAGATAGGCGAATTTTCCTTCATGCTAGCAAGTCTTGGGAATAATCTTCATTTATTAAATAATCTAGCTCGTGACCTTATTGTAGGTGCAGCAATAATATCTATTATTGTAAACCCTTTAATTTTTATAGCTACCGATAAAATAAAAGAACTCCTAGAGAGTAAGCAACCTCGCGATGATATAATACCGCTCGACGATACAGCAGAAGAAGAACTCTATTTACCGCAAGCGAATTTTACAGATCATATTATCCTAATAGGTTTTGGCGCTATAGGCTCTATATTATATTCCTCTCTTTCGAAAAAGGGGGAACAGATTGTGCTTATAGACGAATCGCGTAGACCAACACAATTGGATAACCAAAATACAATTTTTATTCGAGGTAATGGTGTAAATAAAGAGATTCTACTTGCAGCCAATATCGCAAATGCTAAATACCTTGTTTTAACTATGAGTCATACTTTCGAGGCAGGCCAAATAATTATACTGGCCAAACAACTAAACCGCAATATTTATATTGTTACAGATACTAAAGAAGCTTCAGCTGCACGCTATATGTTAGATCTAGGAGCTAACAAAGTTGTAACAGACGCACAAGAAATAGCTAATGGTATTCTAAAAATACTACAAGAAAAAAGTACTAATAAGCAATTATTAGTAAGCGATAAACGGAGCGAAAGTGAAAATTAA
- a CDS encoding lysylphosphatidylglycerol synthase domain-containing protein yields MKIKQYIWPIFGVIVMLLSARLLYHEFYNPHSQLFHLSMSDLLSRLKNIGYSRWVAASICTVVAYTALAGYDRIALEHLNRKISWWFIAICSFSAYALSHSIGASIFSGAAIRYRAYSTQGLSGSEVAILVGFCSLTFALGVTILTAFILLIKPDIVYLIQPYLTHILHRSFTEPYLKTAAFAMGLILTGIIILYIAGSWLQLRPLTLGKNIKLTYPKLPIVLKQLSLSPLEILGSAGIIYFMLPSALHANFIIVLAAFLASFTIGILSNAPGGGLGVFEVIFISLVPNIDARDLLVALIVFRCLYLILPLIISLFFVAIFEIQQYRIRHKT; encoded by the coding sequence GTGAAAATTAAACAATATATATGGCCAATATTTGGCGTTATCGTAATGCTATTATCAGCTCGTCTGCTTTATCATGAGTTCTACAACCCACATAGCCAATTATTTCATCTTTCAATGAGCGACCTGCTCTCACGTCTAAAAAATATAGGCTATAGCAGATGGGTAGCAGCAAGCATATGTACTGTCGTTGCTTACACTGCATTAGCTGGATACGACCGCATTGCGCTTGAGCATTTAAACCGCAAAATCTCTTGGTGGTTCATAGCCATATGCTCTTTTAGCGCTTATGCTTTATCCCATAGCATAGGAGCATCTATATTTTCTGGCGCGGCCATACGGTATCGCGCTTACTCTACACAGGGTTTGAGTGGTTCTGAAGTAGCGATTTTGGTTGGTTTTTGTTCGTTAACTTTTGCTCTAGGCGTTACTATACTTACGGCTTTTATTTTATTGATAAAACCAGATATTGTTTACTTAATACAACCATATTTAACACATATCCTACATAGATCCTTCACGGAGCCATATTTAAAAACGGCTGCTTTTGCAATGGGGCTTATACTAACAGGCATAATTATTTTATATATAGCTGGTAGTTGGTTGCAACTACGGCCGCTTACTTTGGGCAAAAATATAAAACTTACCTATCCCAAATTACCTATCGTTTTAAAACAACTCAGCCTAAGTCCTTTGGAAATTTTGGGCTCAGCTGGTATTATATATTTTATGCTACCATCAGCCCTACACGCCAATTTTATAATTGTTCTCGCGGCTTTTTTAGCATCATTTACTATAGGTATTTTATCAAATGCTCCAGGAGGTGGACTTGGAGTATTTGAAGTTATTTTCATAAGTCTAGTGCCAAACATAGATGCACGCGACTTACTCGTAGCCTTAATTGTCTTTCGCTGTTTATACCTTATTTTACCATTAATAATTTCATTATTTTTCGTAGCTATATTTGAAATACAACAATATCGTATAAGACATAAAACTTAA